A genomic window from Lotus japonicus ecotype B-129 chromosome 1, LjGifu_v1.2 includes:
- the LOC130749016 gene encoding uncharacterized protein LOC130749016 — MDVDEEGAGEQHHGAQPAGKPPEEPARRPTFKEKVLGAKKAKEAGEFVNLVEKGSMRMEFVEDNTSFPMFSIEPNMYKEICKPWEDCLVVKLLGKHIGYRALCEKLRMMWKMTGGYEVRDVHHGYFLVKFEQEDDKAKAISGAPWLIYDHYLAVKPWTPDFVAANSKISTTVVWIRIPGIGFQFYDRNILLTLASAVGTPIKIDMNTNDMQRGRYARICVEIDLTKPVLGVVGLEGIWYNIEYDGLHLLCRKCGCYGHLTRNCTTTVSKEPSSNGEKEATAMNPNAGKTPTETEGATPSMDQQNSTPETLNVTAANVMQESEDPAKKCAKVKSQLKCPYHAHGDWLVVEKRKKKVNAGLNGGLNGNLNTKIAGGNSKYTTVKAPKSVEGIKGAGQPLQTKGKSECKNGNKNRVNAKSSIKTATATQVKDNNSIVFNAKVIVADSYKEIVGIAQGKKRMRKEVTIGDGGPQPSQIVQKIQNNSSSSTMLNGTRIYVVTDGTQSTMPLVAQGGN; from the coding sequence ATGGACGTGGATGAAGAGGGCGCGGGAGAGCAGCACCATGGTGCTCAGCCGGCGGGGAAGCCGCCGGAAGAACCTGCAAGGAGACCAACGTTCAAAGAGAAGGTGCTAGGTGCAAAGAAAGCAAAGGAAGCTGGTGAGTTTGTTAATCTGGTTGAGAAAGGTTCCATGCGCATGGAGTTTGTGGAGGATAACACATCCTTTCCCATGTTCTCTATTGAGCCTAACATGTACAAGGAAATCTGCAAACCTTGGGAAGATTGCCTAGTGGTGAAGCTATTGGGAAAGCATATTGGCTACCGAGCTCTCTGCGAGAAGCTGAGAATGATGTGGAAGATGACAGGTGGTTATGAGGTACGTGATGTACACCATGGTTATTTCCTAGTCAAGTTCGAGCAGGAGGACGACAAAGCGAAAGCCATCTCCGGTGCACCGTGGCTAATATATGATCACTACCTAGCTGTAAAGCCATGGACTCCTGACTTTGTTGCAGCAAACTCGAAGATTAGCACCACAGTTGTGTGGATACGCATCCCCGGGATAGGATTTCAGTTCTATGATAGGAACATTTTGCTCACGCTGGCGTCGGCGGTTGGAACACCGATCAAAATAGACATGAATACAAATGACATGCAACGGGGCAGGTACGCGCGGATTTGTGTTGAGATCGATCTCACCAAACCTGTTCTTGGGGTTGTTGGATTGGAAGGAATTTGGTACAACATCGAGTATGATGGCCTCCACTTGCTTTGTCGCAAATGCGGGTGTTATGGACACCTCACTCGTAACTGCACAACGACGGTAAGCAAGGAACCATCATCCAATGGCGAGAAGGAAGCCACCGCCATGAACCCTAACGCGGGCAAGACACCAACGGAGACAGAGGGGGCAACGCCGTCCATGGATCAACAAAATTCAACGCCAGAAACCCTAAACGTAACCGCAGCTAACGTTATGCAAGAGAGCGAAGATCCCGCCAAGAAGTGCGCTAAGGTGAAATCACAACTTAAATGCCCATATCATGCGCATGGAGATTGGCTCGTGGTGGAAAAACGGAAGAAAAAAGTTAATGCAGGTTTAAATGGTGGTTTAAATGGCAATTTGAATACCAAAATTGCTGGAGGAAATTCAAAATACACAACAGTTAAGGCTCCTAAATCAGTGGAGGGAATAAAGGGAGCAGGCCAGCCGTTACAAACCAAAGGGAAATCTGAATGCAAGaatggaaataaaaatagggTGAATGCAAAGTCATCAATTAAGACAGCAACGGCTACACAAGTCAAAGATAATAATTCCATAGTATTCAATGCAAAAGTAATTGTTGCTGATAGTTATAAGGAGATTGTTGGGATTGCACAAGGCAAgaaaagaatgaggaaggaggTTACAATTGGTGATGGAGGCCCACAACCGTCACAGATTGtacaaaaaatacaaaataattcAAGTTCATCGACAATGTTGAATGGCACTCGAATTTATGTGGTTACTGATGGGACTCAATCCACCATGCCACTAGTTGCACAGGGAGGGAATTGA
- the LOC130723847 gene encoding probable xyloglucan glycosyltransferase 12, which translates to MAPLFDWGVKEPQRGTPVVVKMQNPNWSMVELEGPSDEDLLITDPSSAGSRDKGRGKNAKQLTWVLLLKAHRAAGCLTSIAPAMLGLVSAVKRRVASGRTDVDADSEGGGGREKENPTVKSRFYLFIKVFLWLSVILLCFEVAAYFKGWHLQLEYLFWAPAFWVKDFFGWVYALWVLIRVEYLAPPLQLLTYACIVLFLIQSLDRLVLCLGCFWIRFKKIKPVPKDGAVDLESGEKGFCPMVLVQIPMCNEKEVYQQSIAAVCNLDWPKSKLLIQVLDDSDDPTTQSLINEEVQKWQQEGANILYRHRVIRDGYKAGNLKSAMNCNYVKDYEFVAIFDADFQPTPDFLRKTVPHFKDNDELGLVQARWSFVNKDENLLTRLQNINLSFHFEVEQQVNGIFINFFGFNGTAGVWRIKALEDSGGWLERTTVEDMDIAVRAHLHGWKFVFLNDVECQCELPESYEAYRKQQHRWHSGPMQLFRLCLPDIIRSKISIWKKFNMIFLFFLLRKLILPFYSFTLFCIILPMTMFVPEAEIPAWVVCYIPAAMSFLNILPAPKAFPFIVPYLLFENTMSVTKFNAMISGLFQLGSAYEWVVTKKSGRSSEGDLASLVEKGPKPQRGASAPDLEEMKEEFRRQEEEEKGSRSKKKKKHNRIYMKELALAFLLLTASARSLLSAQGIHFYFLLFQGVSFLLVGLDLIGEQVD; encoded by the exons ATGGCACCTTTGTTTGATTGGGGGGTGAAGGAACCACAGAGAGGAACCCCAGTGGTGGTGAAGATGCAGAATCCTAATTGGTCTATGGTTGAACTTGAGGGTCCTTCTGATGAAGATTTACTCATCACTGACCCTTCTTCAGCTGGGTCAAGAGATAAAGGAAGAGGCAAAAATGCTAAGCAGCTCACTTGGGTGCTTCTCCTTAAAGCTCATAGAGCTGCTGGTTGCTTAACCTCCATTGCTCCTGCAATGCTGGGTCTGGTTTCGGCTGTGAAGCGCCGCGTGGCTTCGGGGAGGACGGATGTTGATGCGGATAGTGAGGGTGGCGGAGGCAGGGAGAAGGAGAATCCTACTGTGAAGAGCAGATTCTATTTGTTCATCAAGGTGTTTTTATGGTTGTCTGTGATTCTGTTGTGTTTTGAGGTGGCTGCTTATTTTAAAGGTTGGCATCTTCAGTTGGAGTATTTGTTTTGGGCACCTGCATTTTGGGTTAAGGATTTTTTCGGTTGGGTTTACGCGCTGTGGGTTTTGATTCGTGTGGAGTATCTTGCTCCTCCATTGCAGCTCCTGACCTATGCTTGTATTGTGCTGTTCCTTATTCAGAGTTTGGATAGGTTGGTTCTTTGTTTAGGTTGTTTTTGGATCCGGTTTAAGAAGATCAAGCCTGTTCCGAAAGACGGTGCTGTAGATCTTGAATCTGGAGAGAAAGGTTTCTGCCCCATGGTACTAGTGCAGATCCCTATGTGCAATGAGAAAGAG GTTTATCAGCAATCAATTGCTGCTGTCTGTAATTTGGATTGGCCTAAGTCCAAGTTGTTAATTCAAGTTcttgatgattctgatgatccTACAACACAGTCGTTGATCAACGAGGAGGTCCAAAAATGGCAGCAAGAGGGTGCCAACATTTTGTACCGGCACCGGGTGATCAGGGATGGGTACAAGGCCGGTAATTTGAAATCTGCAATGAATTGTAACTATGTGAAAGACTATGAGTTCGTTGCAATTTTTGATGCCGATTTCCAACCTACCCCAGATTTCCTTCGAAAAACTGTTCCTCATTTTAAG GATAATGATGAATTAGGACTTGTTCAAGCAAGATGGTCCTTTGTGAATAAGGATGAGAACCTGCTAACAAGGTTGCAGAACATTAATTTGTCCTTCCATTTTGAGGTGGAACAGCAAGTCAATGGGATTTTCATCAATTTCTTTGGGTTCAATGGAACGGCTGGAGTGTGGAGAATAAAGGCTTTGGAGGATTCTGGTGGTTGGTTGGAGAGGACCACCGTGGAGGACATGGACATTGCCGTTCGAGCTCATCTTCATGGCTGGAAATTTGTTTTCCTCAATGATGTTGAG TGCCAATGTGAGCTACCCGAATCTTATGAAGCTTACAGGAAACAGCAGCATAGATGGCATTCTGGGCCAATGCAATTGTTCCGCCTTTGTTTGCCTGATATCATAAGGTCCAAG ATAAGCATATGGAAGAAATTCAATATGATATTTCTGTTCTTTCTCCTTAGAAAACTGATATTACCATTCTATTCATTCACCCTTTTTTGCATAATACTGCCTATGACAATGTTTGTCCCGGAAGCTGAGATTCCGGCATGGGTTGTTTGTTACATCCCTGCTGCCATGTCATTTCTCAACATTCTTCCTGCTCCAAAAGCTTTCCCTTTCATTGTTCCTTATCTCCTATTTGAGAACACCATGTCAGTTACCAAATTCAATGCCATGATCTCTGGCCTGTTCCAGCTCGGGAGtgcatacgagtgggtggttaCTAAAAAATCCGGCCGTTCCTCGGAGGGTGATCTGGCTTCATTGGTTGAGAAAGGGCCAAAGCCTCAAAGAGGAGCCTCAGCACCTGATCTCGAGGAAATGAAAGAGGAATTTCGAAggcaggaggaggaggaaaagggGTCTAGgtctaagaagaagaaaaagcatAACAGAATATATATGAAGGAGCTTGCTTTGGCCTTTCTACTTCTAACAGCCTCAGCTAGGAGTCTCCTCTCTGCTCAGGGGATCCACTTCTACTTCTTGCTATTTCAGGGTGTATCATTTCTACTAGTTGGCCTAGACTTGATTGGTGAACAAGTGGActga